The Onychomys torridus chromosome 4, mOncTor1.1, whole genome shotgun sequence genome includes a window with the following:
- the Zswim2 gene encoding E3 ubiquitin-protein ligase ZSWIM2 translates to MLRGGNKASERRRHLNDCLSWQQDQALSSSIYLLRQIGPTGFLLREEEPEKGNFRVLLGNPHECNCSTFLKSGELCKHICWVLLKKFKLPRDHESAFQLGLVEGEINNLLRGIHRVQTPQLGASGENVHVEEDGCLKQKDISAEDICPICQEVLLEKKLPVTFCRFGCGNNVHIKCMKILASYQDMVLNSSMLKCPLCREEFAPLKVVLEEFKNSNKLLTMSEKERLDRHLGIPCNNCRQLPIEGKCYRCTDCVEYHLCQECFDSCRHLAHTFAFREKRNQKWRLVEKKSDVVKYLDIKNEGEENTPYLQEKQGQFCTPKHVVKALPLLLITKNSKLLAPGYQCRLCLKSFCLGQYTRLLPCTHKFHRKCIDNWLFYKCNACPIDRQVIYNPLIWKGATLDGQTHQLASNKDITCLSKQQEPNLFIPGTGLVLQQNRTRILPSIPQCNSQTLTTFQSPSDNYQNLTIDDLCSVKLDNSDSRKLVYGYKVGQHFSTHLQDPATGSLGQISSQTFLPSLSHKDNICLTGRGSPQVYENYLTGKSQKTTRGCEHVNYNTKKSLGTNVRQDKRSSTLPTEELNLPINCGTTKLSLSKRPSNPTGKVRQKYSRPPRRPAHPPLQTQSAALSLIMKGIQL, encoded by the exons ATGCTTCGGGGAGGCAATAAAGCCTCAGAAAGGAGAAGACACTTGAATGATTGCCTCAGTTGGCAGCAAGACCAGGCGCTGAGTAGCAGCATCTATCTCCTGCGACAGATCGGCCCTACCGGCTTTCTTCTGAGGGAGGAGGAACCAGAAAAGGGGAATTTCCGA gTTTTGCTAGGAAACCCTCATGAATGCAACTGCTCCACATTTCTGAAGAGTGGGGAACTGTGTAAGCATATATGCTG GGTGTTGTTGAAAAAATTCAAGCTTCCCAGGGACCATGAAT CTGCTTTCCAGTTGGGTCTtgtggaaggagaaataaataacTTGCTACGGGGGATACATCGGGTTCAAACTCCCCAGCTTGGAGCAAGTGGTGAGAACGTACATGTGGAAGAAGATGGCTGCCTTAAACAGAAGGACATCAGTGCAGAGGACATCTGCCCCATTTGTCAAGAGGTGCTGTTGGAGAAAAAACTCCCTGTCACCTTCTGCAG ATTTGGCTGTGGCAATAATGTTCATATAAAATGCATGAAGATCTTAGCTAGTTATCAAGATATGGTGTTGAACAGCTCCATGTTAAAATGCCCGCTGTGCAGGGAAGAGTTTGCGCCACTGAAAGTTGTCTTGGAGGAATTCAAAAACTCTAACAAACTGTTGACTATGTCTGAGAAAGAACGACTAGACAGGCACCTGGGGATTCCCTGTAATAACTGCAGACAGCTACCCATCGAGGGGAAGTGCTACAG GTGCACTGATTGTGTGGAGTATCACTTATGCCAAGAATGCTTCGACAGCTGCCGCCATCTTGCCCACACTTTTGCATTTCGTGAG AAGAGAAATCAAAAATGGAGattagtagaaaaaaaatcagatgttgTAAAATATTTAGATATTAAAAATGAGGGAGAAGAAAATACACCTTATCTTCAGGAAAAGCAAGG TCAGTTTTGCACACCAAAACATGTTGTAAAGGCACTGCCTCTCCTGCTGATTACAAAGAACAGCAAGCTGCTTGCTCCAGGGTACCAGTGTCGACTTTGTTTGAAGTCATTTTGTCTTGGTCAATATACAAGACTGCTACCATGTACTCACAAG TTTCACAGGAAATGTATTGACAATTGGCTATTCTACAAGTGCAATGCATGCCCTATAGACAGACAAGTCATATACAACCCTCTGATCTGGAAAGGCGCCACCTTGGATGGACAAACCCATCAGTTGGCTTCAAACAAAGACATCACCTGTTTGTCAAAGCAGCAAGAGCCAAATCTTTTTATTCCTGGTACTGGGTTAGTTTTACAACAAAATAGAACTAGAATTTTACCTAGCATTCCTCAGTGTAATTCTCAAACATTGACTACATTCCAAAGTCCATCAGACAACTATCAGAATTTAACAATAGATGACCTATGCTCAGTCAAATTAGATAATTCAGATTCAAGAAAATTAGTCTATGGATATAAAGTTGGTCAACATTTCTCCACACATCTGCAAGATCCAGCCACTGGGTCATTGGGGCAAATATCCTCTCAaacatttcttccctccctttctcataAGGATAATATTTGTCTTACTGGAAGGGGAAGCCCACAAGTCTATGAAAACTACCTCACTGGTAAGAGTCAAAAGACAACGAGAGGTTGTGAACATGTGAACTATAATACAAAGAAATCTCTCGGTACTAACGTAAGACAAGACAAAAGATCAAGTACCTTACCTACAGAAGAGTTAAATCTTCCTATCAACTGTGGTACAACAAAACTTAGTCTGTCTAAAAGACCTAGCAATCCCACAGGGAAAGTTAGACAAAAATATAGCCGTCCACCCAGACGACCTGCACACCCCCCTTTACAAACACAAAGCGCTGCTCTGTCTTTAATAATGAAAGGAATTCAATTATGA